A genomic segment from Neodiprion lecontei isolate iyNeoLeco1 chromosome 1, iyNeoLeco1.1, whole genome shotgun sequence encodes:
- the LOC107216748 gene encoding putative riboflavin kinase → MFQAGLPHFAVGPIVKGFGRGSRELRIPTANYPDEVVQNLPKEIATGVYCGFASVNKEEVHKMVMSIGWNPFYENSQKTMETHIMHNFQDDFYGAELRVVMLGYLRPEKKFDSVDDLIAEIRADIDAADALLNESKFSVYRTNCFFTEDDNDQQKSTEGVQKTRRRGLCNHVESCILS, encoded by the exons ATGTTTCAAGCCGGTTTACCACATTTCGCAGTTGGCCCAATAGTGAAAGGCTTCGGCCGAGGTTCCAGAGAATTAAGAATCCCAACAG CAAACTATCCGGACGAAGTAGTGCAAAATTTGCCTAAGGAAATTGCCACCGGTGTCTATTGCGGATTCGCATCTGTCAATAAGGAGGAAGTTCATAAGATGGTGATGAGCATAGGCTGGAATCCTTTTTACGAAAATAGTCAGAAGACGATG gaGACACATATAATGCACAATTTTCAAGATGACTTTTACGGAGCAGAATTAAGAGTTGTAATGCTTGGTTATCTGAGgcccgaaaaaaaatttgactctGTTG ATGATCTAATTGCGGAAATACGAGCGGATATTGACGCTGCTGACGCACTCCTTaacgaatcaaaattttcggtttatcgAACCAACTGTTTTTTCACCGAAGACGACAATGACCAACAAAAAAGTACAGAGGGTGTTCAAAAAACAAGACGAAGAGGACTTTGTAATCATGTCGAAAGTTGCATACTTTCgtaa